In Planktothrix sp. FACHB-1365, the following proteins share a genomic window:
- the hisD gene encoding histidinol dehydrogenase, whose product MLRIITQWVEAQAELRRISDRTHDDTMIHKEATVREVLQTVRRQGDKALLHYTEEFDQQTLTLDQLRVSGSELDAAYQQVSKELLNAIQLARKQIEAFHRQRIPKSWVQFENDEVVLGKRYTPVDRAGLYVPGGKASYPSTVLMNAVPAQVAKVPRIVMVTPPGPDHKINPAVLVAAQEAGVHEIYRVGGAQAVAALAYGTETIPKVDVITGPGNIYVTLAKKLVYGTVGIDSLAGPSEVLVIADSLANPVHVAADLLAQAEHDTLAAAILLTTDSALARQVVAEVERQLVNHPRRTLTEKAIAHYGLVVVVESLEAAAQLSNEFAPEHLELEVAEPWDLLESIRHAGAIFLGCSTPEAVGDYLAGPNHTLPTSGAARYASALGVETFMKHSSLIQYSPTALQKVAGAIQVLTAAEGLPSHGDSVRLRTEP is encoded by the coding sequence ATGCTGCGAATTATTACTCAGTGGGTTGAAGCACAAGCTGAATTGCGACGGATCTCTGACCGTACCCATGATGACACGATGATCCATAAAGAGGCAACGGTGCGGGAGGTGCTGCAAACAGTTCGGCGTCAAGGAGATAAAGCACTTCTCCACTACACGGAAGAATTTGATCAACAGACCTTAACATTAGACCAATTGCGGGTGAGTGGTTCAGAGTTAGACGCAGCTTACCAACAAGTGTCTAAAGAATTACTCAATGCGATCCAGTTGGCCCGCAAACAAATTGAAGCCTTTCACCGCCAACGGATTCCCAAGTCTTGGGTTCAGTTTGAAAATGACGAGGTGGTTCTCGGAAAACGATATACTCCCGTTGATCGGGCTGGACTTTATGTACCGGGGGGTAAAGCTTCGTACCCTAGTACCGTGTTGATGAATGCGGTTCCGGCTCAAGTCGCCAAAGTGCCTCGGATTGTCATGGTCACACCCCCAGGGCCAGATCATAAAATTAATCCGGCGGTTTTAGTCGCGGCTCAGGAAGCCGGGGTACATGAAATTTATCGGGTTGGGGGAGCACAAGCGGTTGCTGCTTTGGCCTATGGCACGGAAACCATCCCGAAAGTGGATGTAATTACCGGCCCTGGTAATATTTATGTGACGTTGGCGAAAAAATTGGTTTATGGAACCGTGGGCATTGATTCCCTAGCGGGGCCATCGGAAGTTTTAGTGATTGCGGATAGCTTGGCGAACCCGGTTCATGTGGCGGCGGATTTATTAGCCCAAGCGGAACACGATACCTTAGCGGCGGCGATTTTATTAACAACGGATTCAGCTTTAGCCCGACAAGTGGTGGCAGAGGTTGAGCGACAGTTAGTGAACCATCCCCGACGCACCTTAACAGAAAAAGCCATCGCCCATTATGGTTTAGTGGTCGTTGTAGAATCCTTGGAGGCGGCGGCTCAATTATCCAATGAGTTTGCCCCCGAACACTTGGAATTAGAAGTGGCGGAACCTTGGGATTTACTCGAAAGTATTCGCCATGCCGGGGCTATCTTTTTAGGTTGTTCCACACCGGAGGCCGTTGGGGATTATTTAGCTGGCCCTAACCATACCTTACCGACATCGGGCGCCGCCCGTTATGCATCAGCCCTAGGGGTGGAAACTTTTATGAAACATTCGAGTTTAATTCAGTATTCTCCAACGGCTTTACAGAAGGTGGCTGGCGCCATTCAAGTCTTGACCGCCGCCGAAGGTTTACCGTCTCATGGGGACTCGGTACGGCTGAGAACGGAACCTTAG
- a CDS encoding universal stress protein: MLNTILVAVDDSPTAKFVIEALGQLQLQPTTNVIFSHVVPTVASDFDLVADRPHLGSDEFPYRHIEKQLRGYQDQLDCESEIEIVAGDPAEEIIRLANIYKADLIIIGSRGLTGVKRILQGSVSSQVVSEANCSVWVVKEVEG; the protein is encoded by the coding sequence GTGCTGAATACGATTTTGGTTGCTGTGGATGATTCACCGACTGCGAAGTTTGTGATTGAGGCACTGGGCCAACTACAATTGCAACCCACAACAAACGTGATCTTCTCTCATGTGGTGCCAACGGTGGCATCGGATTTTGATTTGGTGGCTGATAGACCTCATCTGGGTAGTGATGAGTTTCCTTATCGTCATATTGAAAAGCAACTTCGAGGTTATCAGGATCAGTTAGATTGTGAAAGTGAAATTGAAATTGTGGCGGGTGACCCAGCAGAGGAAATTATTCGGTTAGCCAATATTTATAAAGCGGATTTGATTATCATTGGGAGTCGGGGACTAACGGGGGTCAAACGAATTTTACAAGGGTCGGTGAGTTCTCAGGTGGTTTCGGAAGCCAATTGTTCGGTTTGGGTGGTTAAGGAAGTTGAGGGTTAG
- a CDS encoding thioredoxin domain-containing protein, which produces MVNRLSESKSLYLRKHAENPIDWWPWCDEALETARLANKPIFLSIGYSSCHWCTVMEGEAFSDPGIAQYMNQHFLPIKVDREERPEIDSIYMQALQMMTGQGGWPLNIFLTPDERIPFYGGTYFPVEPRYGRPGFLEVLQAIRRFYDLEKTKLQAFKDEIMTHLQQATILPVSELTEDLLQKGLEANTGVVSRNEYGGPRFPMIPYTDMALRRIRFNLEGQYDAKQACTQRGLDLALGGIYDHVAGGFHRYTVDPTWTVPHFEKMLYDNGQIVEYLANLWSAGIQKPAFKRSIQGTVAWLKREMTAPEGYFYASQDADNFTAPDESEPEEGAFYVWHNSELEQVLTPEEYTVLQEQFTITKAGNFEGKNVLQRTNADEFSPIIESALAKLFKVRYGELPETVKTFAPARNNQEAKTHDWLGRIPPVTDTKMIVAWNSLMISGLATAARILGDVEYLELATKATQFILKNQWIDGRLHRVNYEGQPDVVAQSEDYALLIKALIDLHQASLTVTPDSVQPDYWLEQAKKVQEEFNNLLWSVELGGYFNTAKDTGEDLLIRERSYIDNATPAANGVAISNLVRLFLLTENLELLDLAEQGLTAFSSVMQKSPQACPSLFTALDWYRNNTLVRTFPEQISELSIQYFPAIIFKADNTLPQDIIGLVCQGLKCNKPAQSSEEMLQQLQASQTRS; this is translated from the coding sequence ATGGTTAATCGTCTTTCTGAATCCAAAAGTCTTTATCTTCGCAAACACGCAGAAAATCCCATTGATTGGTGGCCTTGGTGTGACGAAGCTTTAGAAACAGCACGGTTAGCCAATAAACCGATTTTTCTATCTATTGGTTATTCGAGTTGTCATTGGTGCACCGTTATGGAAGGAGAGGCATTTTCTGATCCAGGAATTGCCCAATATATGAATCAACATTTTCTCCCGATTAAAGTAGATCGAGAAGAACGGCCAGAAATTGATAGTATTTATATGCAAGCTTTACAAATGATGACGGGTCAAGGGGGATGGCCGTTAAATATATTCTTAACTCCTGACGAACGAATTCCCTTTTATGGCGGCACTTATTTTCCTGTAGAACCCCGTTATGGTAGACCTGGATTTTTAGAAGTTTTACAAGCGATTCGTCGATTTTATGACTTAGAAAAAACTAAATTGCAAGCGTTTAAAGATGAAATCATGACGCATTTGCAACAAGCTACAATCTTACCCGTTTCTGAATTAACGGAAGATTTATTACAAAAAGGATTAGAAGCTAATACCGGGGTTGTTAGCCGGAATGAATATGGGGGGCCAAGGTTTCCGATGATTCCATATACAGACATGGCATTGCGAAGAATTCGGTTTAATCTTGAGGGTCAATATGATGCTAAACAAGCTTGTACCCAACGGGGTTTAGACTTAGCATTAGGGGGAATTTATGATCACGTTGCGGGAGGATTTCATCGCTATACCGTTGACCCGACTTGGACAGTTCCCCACTTTGAAAAAATGCTCTATGATAATGGACAAATTGTTGAATATTTAGCGAATTTATGGAGTGCGGGCATTCAAAAACCGGCTTTTAAACGGTCAATTCAAGGAACTGTAGCTTGGTTAAAACGGGAAATGACGGCTCCAGAAGGGTATTTTTATGCGTCTCAAGATGCTGATAATTTTACCGCTCCCGACGAATCAGAACCGGAAGAAGGAGCCTTTTATGTTTGGCATAATAGCGAACTAGAACAAGTTTTAACTCCCGAAGAATATACCGTTTTACAAGAACAATTTACCATTACAAAAGCGGGGAATTTTGAAGGAAAAAATGTTCTACAAAGAACAAATGCAGATGAGTTCAGCCCTATTATTGAATCGGCTTTAGCCAAACTTTTTAAAGTTCGCTATGGAGAATTACCAGAAACGGTAAAAACCTTTGCTCCGGCTCGCAATAATCAAGAAGCAAAAACCCATGATTGGTTAGGAAGAATTCCCCCCGTTACGGATACTAAAATGATCGTAGCTTGGAATAGTTTAATGATTTCTGGTTTAGCCACAGCCGCGCGAATTTTGGGAGACGTTGAATATTTAGAATTAGCCACAAAAGCGACTCAATTTATTCTTAAAAACCAGTGGATAGACGGACGCTTACATCGGGTAAATTATGAAGGACAACCGGACGTTGTTGCTCAATCTGAAGATTATGCGTTATTGATTAAAGCGTTGATTGATTTACATCAAGCGAGTTTAACGGTAACACCTGATTCTGTACAGCCCGATTATTGGTTAGAACAAGCCAAAAAAGTTCAAGAAGAATTTAATAATTTACTCTGGAGTGTGGAATTGGGCGGATATTTTAATACTGCTAAAGACACAGGAGAAGATTTATTAATTCGAGAACGCAGCTATATTGATAATGCAACTCCCGCCGCCAATGGGGTCGCCATTTCTAATTTAGTCCGTCTGTTTTTATTAACCGAAAATCTGGAACTTTTAGATTTAGCTGAACAAGGCTTAACCGCCTTTAGTTCCGTGATGCAAAAATCCCCCCAAGCCTGTCCCAGTTTATTTACAGCCTTAGATTGGTATCGGAATAATACTTTAGTTAGAACTTTTCCCGAACAAATTTCAGAGTTGAGTATTCAATATTTCCCGGCTATTATTTTTAAAGCAGATAACACCCTTCCCCAGGATATTATCGGGTTAGTTTGTCAGGGATTAAAATGTAACAAACCCGCCCAAAGTTCTGAGGAAATGTTACAACAATTGCAAGCAAGTCAAACTCGTTCTTAA
- a CDS encoding PQQ-binding-like beta-propeller repeat protein, whose product MVSRRQFNQLAAYFSVGSLIPPSISKLFNFNTTEAEIQQEFKTLLSILDPEIELLVPTYLGNDQRRFYGRGVPENIKQIHKFPLGTGVTYVGRTRKVWSGAGWTGQPTITRDRGKTYLIIGAFDHYLRKIELDTQQEIWRYKFDDVIKGTSSIYIDETATDENKIVVLQGSRSSLSKGGLATSFRAISFRTGKELWKLNLRSTPSYSRDNDSSPLYLGDGVIFNAGENAIGYFLNSSVKTAEKKSGFLQPQILSEVKLYGDGDSSRHGGNLVSESSPSRLGNRIFMASGSGHIYGIDLKTRKIVWDFYTGSDIDGSAVISQDGKLFCAIEKQYIPGNGGVLKLNPNRELKDSVEWFLPTKNQRFNTWDGGIIGSVALNDEYNPDGFPAIFATNAIDGYLYIGSQKITTGKTVNGPLGTGQYKTPIILVQEKIGASISTPIFTDGYKLVTAGYNGVYLFNLYWEEARANQSNVIPNERGEYYRLRVEQTGRFKPEVSFESTPVVWQGQVMICGRDGGLYTLG is encoded by the coding sequence ATGGTTTCTCGCCGACAGTTTAATCAACTTGCTGCTTATTTTTCTGTGGGATCATTAATTCCTCCCTCTATTTCTAAGCTGTTTAATTTTAACACAACAGAAGCCGAAATTCAACAGGAATTCAAAACATTATTATCGATTTTAGATCCAGAAATTGAACTTTTAGTCCCCACCTATTTAGGAAATGATCAACGGCGTTTTTATGGTCGAGGTGTGCCTGAAAATATTAAACAAATTCATAAATTTCCATTAGGAACCGGGGTTACTTATGTCGGACGAACTCGTAAAGTTTGGAGTGGGGCAGGATGGACAGGACAACCGACGATTACAAGAGATCGAGGGAAAACCTATTTAATTATAGGGGCATTTGATCATTATTTAAGAAAAATAGAATTAGACACACAGCAGGAAATTTGGAGGTATAAATTTGATGATGTGATTAAAGGAACATCCAGTATTTATATTGATGAAACAGCAACGGACGAGAATAAAATTGTTGTTTTACAAGGCAGTCGCAGCAGTTTATCTAAAGGCGGATTAGCCACCAGTTTTCGGGCAATTTCCTTTAGGACTGGAAAAGAACTTTGGAAGTTAAATTTACGTTCTACCCCCAGTTATAGTCGAGATAATGATAGTTCTCCTTTATATTTAGGAGATGGAGTCATTTTTAATGCGGGAGAAAATGCCATTGGTTATTTTCTTAATAGTTCGGTTAAAACGGCAGAAAAAAAATCAGGATTTTTACAACCTCAAATTTTATCGGAAGTAAAACTCTATGGAGATGGAGATAGTAGCCGACATGGGGGAAATTTAGTCAGTGAATCTTCTCCCTCGCGGTTAGGAAATCGAATTTTTATGGCATCGGGTTCAGGACATATTTATGGAATTGATTTAAAAACCCGAAAAATTGTTTGGGATTTTTATACAGGTTCAGATATTGATGGTTCGGCGGTTATTTCTCAAGATGGAAAGTTATTCTGTGCAATTGAAAAACAATATATTCCGGGCAATGGAGGGGTTTTGAAACTAAATCCGAATCGGGAACTGAAAGATAGTGTGGAATGGTTTTTACCGACTAAAAATCAACGTTTTAATACCTGGGATGGCGGTATTATCGGTTCTGTGGCGTTGAATGATGAATATAATCCCGATGGATTTCCGGCTATTTTTGCCACCAATGCCATCGATGGGTATTTATATATTGGATCTCAAAAGATTACCACCGGAAAAACCGTGAATGGGCCGTTAGGAACGGGACAATATAAAACCCCTATAATTTTGGTACAGGAGAAAATCGGAGCTTCGATTTCAACGCCTATTTTTACCGATGGTTATAAATTAGTTACGGCTGGATATAATGGGGTTTATTTATTTAATTTATATTGGGAAGAAGCGAGAGCCAATCAAAGCAATGTAATTCCTAACGAACGGGGGGAATATTATCGCTTAAGAGTGGAACAAACGGGACGATTTAAACCGGAGGTTTCTTTCGAGTCAACTCCTGTGGTTTGGCAGGGTCAGGTTATGATTTGTGGACGGGATGGGGGATTATATACCTTGGGTTAA
- a CDS encoding 2TM domain-containing protein produces MTNSDTQISRTYLQEDIQEILYIAICRKQDNEEMTRQDLLEIAKDLGISYQDLELAEQQWQLQKQEADEKLVFNVYRRNRLKQNLIQFAIVNGFLILINLVIAHSIGFAAFVFLFWGLFLTLRAWKTYQTEGDDYETAFKAWRLKKTVGKSINAFADKVLKGLQS; encoded by the coding sequence ATGACAAACTCAGATACTCAAATCAGCCGTACCTATTTACAGGAAGATATACAAGAAATTCTCTATATTGCCATTTGTCGCAAACAAGATAATGAGGAAATGACTCGTCAAGATTTGTTAGAAATTGCTAAAGATTTAGGAATTTCTTACCAAGATTTAGAACTGGCTGAACAGCAATGGCAGTTACAGAAACAAGAAGCCGATGAAAAGTTAGTCTTTAATGTTTATCGGCGAAATCGACTGAAACAAAATTTAATTCAGTTTGCTATTGTTAATGGTTTCTTGATTTTAATTAATCTGGTGATTGCTCATAGTATTGGATTTGCAGCGTTTGTCTTTCTATTTTGGGGATTATTTTTAACCCTCAGAGCTTGGAAAACTTATCAAACGGAAGGAGACGATTATGAAACGGCTTTCAAAGCATGGCGATTGAAAAAAACCGTTGGGAAATCTATTAATGCTTTTGCTGATAAAGTTTTAAAAGGATTGCAGTCTTAA
- a CDS encoding diacylglycerol/polyprenol kinase family protein, whose amino-acid sequence MPSLTEIPSLGFQITLVAVWLGLILVIAEGLNRIFSVNAEVSRKIVHIGTGNVILLAWWLNIPAWVGIAASVISGIIAIISYQTPILPSINSVGRNSLGTFFYAISIGVLIGWFWTIQQPQYAALGILIMAWGDGLAAVIGQKWGKHQYCFLGSCKSWEGSLTMLCVSFMISLSILLVIQGNDQPTWIISIVVAFVATTLETFSKYGIDNLTVPFGSASLAFFLNQIL is encoded by the coding sequence ATGCCGAGTTTAACTGAAATTCCTTCTTTAGGATTCCAAATCACGTTAGTTGCGGTTTGGTTAGGTTTAATTTTAGTAATAGCAGAAGGACTCAACCGCATTTTTTCAGTGAATGCTGAAGTCTCCCGAAAAATTGTACATATCGGAACTGGAAATGTGATATTATTAGCCTGGTGGTTAAATATTCCCGCATGGGTGGGAATTGCAGCTAGTGTAATTTCAGGAATCATTGCCATTATTTCCTATCAAACTCCAATTCTTCCCAGTATTAATAGTGTGGGACGCAACAGTTTAGGAACGTTTTTCTATGCCATTAGTATTGGGGTTTTAATCGGTTGGTTTTGGACAATTCAACAACCTCAATATGCTGCTTTAGGGATTTTAATCATGGCTTGGGGGGATGGTTTAGCCGCCGTGATTGGTCAAAAATGGGGTAAACATCAATATTGTTTTTTAGGAAGTTGCAAAAGTTGGGAAGGTTCCCTAACCATGCTATGCGTTAGTTTTATGATTTCCCTTAGCATTTTGTTAGTTATTCAGGGAAATGATCAACCAACTTGGATAATTTCAATAGTTGTAGCCTTTGTAGCAACGACGTTAGAAACATTTTCAAAATATGGAATTGATAATCTTACTGTTCCATTTGGAAGTGCGTCCTTAGCTTTTTTTCTTAATCAAATCCTCTAA
- a CDS encoding radical SAM protein — MSELSYSNDVLSKHQFLVKEKFGQVNVYGKNAQSLLNKATGFIRDYDFTLNPYRGCQYGCSYCYAVAFSPNSQMQKEWGNWVIIKENAVEMLEKELQRWYRRHPDKPPSIYMSSVTDPYQPIEAKVQLTRQLLEVMIKYQPILVIQTRSPMITRDINLLQQFKSLRINLSIPTGSEAVKRDFEPQSPSIKSRIQAIGKLRYNIPFQTGHDIRFSITITPLLPTLPEHQDAFILKLGFVDRIVIQEFHPTQNKSLVASTREQAIALKEKYAWWYNQEQENYSQFKQKLEFLLSDVEIKEGREGFGYD, encoded by the coding sequence ATGTCAGAACTCAGCTACTCCAATGATGTATTATCTAAGCATCAATTTTTGGTCAAAGAAAAATTTGGTCAAGTTAATGTTTACGGAAAAAATGCTCAATCTTTATTAAATAAAGCCACAGGTTTTATTCGAGATTATGATTTTACCCTTAATCCCTATCGTGGATGTCAATATGGATGTAGCTATTGTTATGCGGTGGCGTTTAGTCCGAATTCTCAGATGCAAAAAGAGTGGGGAAATTGGGTGATTATTAAAGAAAATGCCGTGGAAATGTTAGAAAAAGAATTACAACGATGGTATCGTCGTCATCCTGATAAACCGCCGAGTATTTATATGAGTAGTGTTACTGACCCCTATCAACCCATTGAAGCCAAAGTGCAACTAACTCGGCAATTATTAGAAGTCATGATTAAGTATCAACCGATTTTAGTCATTCAAACTCGGAGTCCGATGATTACGAGGGATATTAATTTATTACAACAGTTTAAATCCTTAAGAATTAATCTAAGTATTCCCACAGGAAGCGAAGCCGTTAAACGAGATTTTGAACCTCAATCACCCAGTATTAAATCTCGAATTCAGGCGATAGGAAAATTAAGATATAATATTCCCTTTCAAACCGGACATGATATCCGATTTTCGATTACAATTACGCCTCTATTACCGACTTTACCCGAACATCAAGATGCTTTTATTTTAAAGTTGGGTTTTGTTGATAGAATTGTAATTCAAGAGTTTCATCCCACTCAAAATAAAAGTTTAGTCGCTTCTACCCGTGAACAAGCGATCGCCCTTAAAGAAAAATACGCTTGGTGGTATAATCAAGAGCAGGAAAATTATTCTCAGTTTAAACAAAAATTAGAGTTTTTGCTCAGTGATGTAGAAATTAAAGAGGGACGAGAAGGATTTGGCTATGATTAA
- a CDS encoding photosystem II assembly protein, translating to MINTLTQGWRSLKLCLALHRGDEQQARKILQEIRRSNPQLSGLEKLFQDKLEADYELKQKQKEIVQLKHKLKRLSQLDSLPSEFYFDEKKPIIPTQNIIDHITQKFNLIDQDYSFIQCTGIDLEIFSDFELNLAVFIEDEFKQMSQRKNFEASLTEAVQDLNGLKSGEDPKYSFELSPYVYLLRYFLTNVYGAYLAWFLIYKTGLLSKHIKILDIAAGPGTMIYGLDLFLRSSHLGLNSSEFQIAYYSLEKQAKFQYRGLQFWRRYVEQLPQPTNAYFRFDTCDLLGDFSNFDKMPKQFFNFIIISHCFFYQSQIRQKANTNFQYIFNRCLQPDGYVLFIVQDKKLFKGFNFTHRQDYHKADSVMQSFLEEIGLKLVWYKYLTSTGMGDQMTPAEFGKFAREKLPRQNYISPLCQDYLSLKHDLNYTIDDYIILAQRK from the coding sequence ATGATTAATACTTTAACTCAGGGTTGGCGTTCTCTGAAGTTATGTTTAGCATTACACCGAGGGGATGAACAGCAAGCTCGAAAAATCTTACAAGAGATTCGACGCTCAAATCCGCAGCTTTCAGGATTAGAAAAACTCTTTCAAGATAAGTTAGAAGCCGATTATGAATTAAAGCAAAAACAGAAAGAAATTGTTCAGTTAAAGCACAAACTGAAACGCTTATCGCAATTAGATTCTCTCCCCTCAGAATTTTATTTTGACGAAAAAAAGCCTATTATTCCTACTCAAAATATCATTGATCATATTACCCAAAAATTTAATTTAATAGATCAGGATTATTCTTTCATTCAATGTACAGGGATTGATTTAGAAATTTTTAGTGATTTTGAATTGAATTTGGCTGTTTTTATTGAAGATGAATTTAAACAAATGAGTCAAAGAAAAAATTTTGAGGCTTCCTTAACAGAAGCAGTTCAAGATTTGAATGGATTAAAATCTGGGGAAGATCCTAAATATTCTTTTGAATTGAGTCCTTATGTGTATTTGTTGCGCTATTTCTTAACTAATGTTTATGGGGCTTATTTAGCATGGTTTTTAATCTATAAAACCGGGTTATTATCCAAACATATCAAGATTTTAGATATTGCGGCTGGCCCAGGCACCATGATTTATGGTTTGGATTTATTTCTGAGAAGCAGTCATTTAGGGCTGAATTCGTCGGAGTTTCAAATTGCCTATTATTCTTTGGAAAAACAAGCGAAATTCCAATATCGCGGACTTCAATTTTGGCGACGATACGTTGAACAACTTCCCCAACCAACTAATGCGTATTTCCGGTTTGATACTTGTGATCTATTAGGAGATTTCTCTAATTTTGATAAAATGCCGAAACAATTTTTTAATTTTATTATTATTTCCCATTGTTTCTTTTATCAATCCCAAATCAGACAAAAGGCAAATACTAATTTTCAATATATTTTTAATCGCTGTTTACAACCAGATGGTTATGTGCTATTCATTGTTCAAGATAAGAAATTATTCAAAGGGTTTAATTTCACACATCGACAAGACTATCATAAAGCAGATAGTGTAATGCAATCTTTTTTGGAAGAAATAGGTCTAAAATTAGTTTGGTATAAATATTTGACATCTACAGGAATGGGGGATCAAATGACTCCTGCTGAGTTTGGTAAATTTGCTCGTGAAAAATTGCCTCGTCAAAATTATATAAGCCCTCTTTGCCAAGACTATTTAAGCTTAAAACATGATCTTAATTATACAATTGACGATTATATAATTCTAGCCCAACGTAAATAA
- a CDS encoding phosphate-starvation-inducible PsiE family protein: MSRKKTFFESLTHWFSDEHFLMILEEVQVAIAKTLSLAMVVIIVVCCGQLILYLTQKLLTDSTLIFKVSLFEIFGLFLNVLIALEILENISSYLKKHVIQVELVIITSLIAVGRKIIIFDLDKKSGEDLIGLALAVLALSISYLIVRLNKGK; the protein is encoded by the coding sequence ATGTCCCGCAAAAAAACATTTTTTGAATCCCTAACCCATTGGTTTAGCGACGAACATTTTTTAATGATATTAGAAGAAGTTCAAGTTGCGATCGCTAAAACCTTATCCCTTGCAATGGTGGTGATCATTGTAGTTTGTTGCGGTCAATTAATTTTATATTTAACTCAAAAATTACTAACGGATTCTACTTTGATATTTAAAGTTTCTTTATTTGAAATTTTTGGATTGTTTTTAAATGTTTTAATTGCATTAGAAATATTAGAAAATATATCATCCTATTTGAAAAAGCACGTTATACAAGTTGAATTAGTCATTATTACTTCTTTAATCGCAGTCGGTAGAAAAATTATTATTTTTGATTTGGATAAAAAATCAGGTGAAGATTTAATTGGTCTGGCTTTGGCTGTTTTAGCATTGTCAATTAGCTATTTAATTGTGCGATTAAATAAAGGAAAGTAA